Proteins encoded together in one Veillonellales bacterium window:
- a CDS encoding polysaccharide deacetylase family protein has product MKIYRWAIWGVAICLAVTVAGITKSNLIDETKVVKKVPTTHKVVALTFDDGPHYKTTPQLLAILKEKQVKATLFILGENAAQHPEILAQAVADGHEIGTHAYSHRALNKLPRDQVAEELDKAEKVIAVVAPRPILFRPPGGAVNDNVLAVALNKGYTTVLWSVDPRDWSRPSVAQVVNTVMHDVKPGSIVLLHDGQYPLPTPEAIVSIIDQLRAEGYTIVTVGELLQYYEERK; this is encoded by the coding sequence ATGAAAATATACCGTTGGGCGATTTGGGGCGTTGCCATTTGTTTGGCTGTCACCGTAGCCGGAATCACCAAAAGCAATTTAATCGACGAAACCAAGGTTGTCAAGAAAGTGCCAACGACTCACAAAGTGGTAGCCCTGACTTTTGATGACGGACCCCACTATAAAACTACGCCGCAGCTGCTGGCCATTCTAAAAGAAAAACAAGTGAAAGCGACGCTGTTTATTTTAGGAGAAAATGCCGCCCAGCATCCTGAAATACTGGCTCAGGCAGTAGCTGACGGCCATGAGATCGGTACCCATGCCTACAGTCATAGGGCACTGAATAAGCTGCCCCGGGACCAGGTGGCTGAAGAATTGGATAAGGCGGAAAAAGTCATCGCCGTGGTGGCGCCTAGGCCTATTTTGTTTCGACCGCCGGGAGGAGCAGTGAATGACAATGTTTTGGCCGTTGCCCTCAATAAGGGTTATACTACCGTTTTATGGTCGGTAGACCCTCGGGATTGGAGCCGTCCCAGTGTTGCTCAGGTGGTTAATACGGTCATGCATGACGTAAAGCCAGGCAGTATTGTACTGCTCCATGACGGACAATATCCCCTGCCGACGCCGGAAGCCATTGTCAGTATTATTGACCAGTTGCGGGCCGAGGGATATACGATTGTAACGGTCGGTGAGCTGCTGCAGTATTATGAAGAGCGAAAATAA
- a CDS encoding bile acid:sodium symporter: MLNKIHRWINQRMFLLVLLAMVLGYFYPLESTPFLQKTIMLLFAYMTLATALGTSFKEFLKVSRNPKIPLYVLSIVHLAVPTIAWVIGKIFFPDSPYIQMGYLISAMIPVGVTSIIWTSMVKGNVPVSLVTVTLDTILAPFFLPLFILLFVGVAVTINYSKMAIDLLFMITLPSLIGMILYDVTKGKTQTFAQGGGGILSKLCLGGVIFLNAAFVTPTITWSPFIFKILAVTLLIVAIGYIIGYVSSKLIHANHEITLAIIYNTGMRNIATGLVIASSYFPPEVAIPIALAMLFQQPLAAVTAKLYKKIFPDYLTEKNRL, from the coding sequence TTGCTTAATAAAATTCACCGCTGGATAAACCAGCGCATGTTTCTTCTCGTTCTTTTAGCCATGGTACTAGGCTATTTTTATCCCTTGGAATCCACCCCTTTTCTGCAAAAAACGATTATGCTACTCTTTGCCTACATGACTCTTGCTACTGCTCTTGGCACAAGTTTTAAAGAATTTCTAAAGGTATCACGGAACCCCAAGATACCCCTTTACGTTCTTAGCATTGTACATCTGGCAGTACCCACTATTGCTTGGGTTATTGGAAAAATATTTTTCCCCGACAGCCCGTACATTCAAATGGGATATCTAATCAGTGCGATGATCCCGGTAGGAGTAACGTCCATAATTTGGACTTCCATGGTAAAAGGAAATGTGCCGGTGTCGCTGGTAACCGTAACTTTAGACACTATACTGGCACCTTTTTTTCTTCCGCTGTTTATTCTCCTATTCGTGGGCGTTGCTGTCACCATAAACTATTCTAAAATGGCAATCGACCTGCTCTTTATGATTACTTTACCGAGCCTAATTGGCATGATTTTATATGATGTCACCAAAGGGAAAACCCAAACCTTTGCCCAAGGCGGAGGTGGTATTCTTTCTAAGCTTTGCTTGGGGGGCGTGATTTTTCTAAATGCTGCTTTTGTCACACCGACAATCACCTGGAGTCCCTTTATATTTAAAATTTTAGCCGTGACTCTGCTAATTGTAGCTATTGGCTATATAATCGGTTATGTAAGCAGCAAGCTTATTCACGCAAACCATGAAATCACCTTAGCAATTATCTATAACACCGGTATGCGAAATATCGCTACCGGTCTTGTTATTGCATCCAGCTATTTCCCCCCGGAAGTAGCCATTCCAATTGCTTTAGCCATGTTGTTTCAGCAGCCATTGGCCGCAGTAACAGCCAAATTGTACAAAAAGATATTCCCCGATTATCTCACTGAAAAAAACCGTCTATAG
- a CDS encoding class I SAM-dependent DNA methyltransferase translates to MQNYNQTAEFLWKIADLIRDYYEETAYEDVILPFTLLRRLDCVLETRHEQVTAEYEKFKTAPPETLKRLLCRAAGQNFYNTSEFTLTKLTKAPADIGENFGKYLDGFSDNIKDILYNFSGGEEKGLSPLYETLLRKNLLLVVTQAFTEADLSPEAVDNHAVGTIFEYLIRKFKEARNAAAGQHYTPRDVIRLMVSVMFAPDIEHLKQAGRLVSLYDPACGTGGMLTEGKEYLLKHVKSDLEVYLYGQEIQEKTYAMCKADTLMKGEQADNIKQGNTLSEDQLKGKTFNYMLSNPPFGEDWKNISSYIEAQAELGYAGRFGAGLPGIDDGSLLFLQHMISKMDETGSKIAIVFNGSPLFNGDAGSGPSNIRKWIIENDWLDAIIAMPGDLFYNTNIATYIWLLDNRKPPDRAKKVQMINASTPEYYQKLKSSLGKKMVEMGGEQIEAITKLYLANQPGESCRIFEGIDFGYTKVTVERPLRLSYTVTPAKLDILSEQKNFIKLALSNNKDQKKKRAAIEAGQAKQKQLQAALLAIGEQGTIKDDGDFFARLEKRVDFKLSKAMLKELRDTFGEKDETAAMVYTDYQLEPDPELRDAEYIPLKENIEEYFAREVKPHVPDAWMDRDKDKIGYEINFTRYFYQYQPLRSIDVITADLLAVETETDGLLSLIVNLTGQEAGQ, encoded by the coding sequence ATGCAAAATTACAATCAAACAGCCGAATTTTTATGGAAGATTGCCGATTTGATCCGCGATTACTACGAGGAAACCGCTTATGAGGATGTTATATTGCCGTTCACGTTGTTGCGACGCTTGGATTGCGTGCTCGAGACTAGGCATGAGCAGGTAACGGCGGAATATGAAAAGTTTAAGACCGCCCCGCCAGAAACGTTGAAAAGGCTGCTCTGTAGAGCCGCTGGGCAGAATTTTTATAATACGTCGGAATTCACCCTTACCAAGTTGACGAAAGCGCCTGCTGATATCGGTGAGAACTTCGGCAAATATCTGGATGGATTCAGCGACAATATCAAGGATATCCTCTACAATTTTTCAGGGGGTGAGGAAAAGGGGCTGTCTCCTCTCTATGAGACCTTGTTGCGAAAAAATCTACTGTTGGTGGTTACGCAGGCATTCACCGAGGCTGATCTCAGTCCGGAGGCGGTGGACAACCATGCTGTCGGTACTATTTTTGAATATCTCATTCGCAAATTCAAGGAGGCGCGCAACGCCGCCGCCGGGCAGCACTACACCCCTAGGGACGTAATTCGACTGATGGTCAGTGTGATGTTTGCGCCGGATATTGAGCACCTAAAGCAAGCCGGTCGGCTGGTATCGCTGTATGATCCCGCTTGTGGCACGGGCGGTATGTTGACGGAAGGCAAAGAATACTTGCTGAAACATGTGAAAAGTGACTTGGAAGTCTATTTATATGGACAGGAAATACAAGAAAAGACCTATGCCATGTGCAAGGCGGATACGCTGATGAAAGGGGAACAGGCGGACAATATCAAACAAGGCAATACTTTGTCGGAAGATCAGCTGAAAGGGAAGACATTTAACTATATGCTGTCAAATCCCCCCTTCGGCGAGGACTGGAAGAACATCAGCAGCTACATCGAAGCTCAGGCTGAACTCGGCTACGCGGGACGATTTGGCGCTGGGCTGCCGGGTATTGATGACGGATCGCTGCTGTTTTTGCAGCATATGATTTCTAAGATGGATGAGACGGGCTCGAAAATCGCCATCGTATTTAATGGCTCACCACTGTTTAATGGCGACGCTGGCAGCGGCCCTAGTAATATCCGGAAATGGATTATTGAAAATGATTGGCTAGATGCTATTATCGCCATGCCGGGGGATTTGTTTTATAACACCAATATTGCTACTTATATTTGGCTGCTGGATAACCGCAAGCCACCGGATCGGGCGAAAAAAGTCCAGATGATCAACGCCAGTACGCCTGAGTATTATCAAAAACTAAAATCCAGTTTGGGCAAAAAAATGGTTGAAATGGGCGGCGAGCAAATCGAGGCTATAACCAAGCTTTACCTGGCCAATCAACCGGGCGAGAGCTGTCGCATTTTTGAGGGTATTGATTTTGGTTATACAAAGGTAACGGTAGAGCGACCGCTCCGGCTGTCTTACACCGTAACTCCCGCCAAGCTGGATATCTTATCTGAACAGAAGAATTTTATAAAACTGGCCTTGTCGAATAATAAAGACCAGAAGAAGAAACGGGCGGCGATTGAGGCCGGGCAGGCGAAACAAAAGCAATTGCAGGCGGCGCTGCTGGCGATAGGGGAACAGGGTACAATCAAAGATGATGGGGATTTTTTCGCCCGGCTGGAGAAACGGGTTGATTTTAAACTGTCGAAAGCGATGCTCAAGGAACTGCGCGACACCTTCGGCGAGAAAGACGAGACGGCGGCGATGGTTTATACCGACTATCAGCTCGAGCCAGACCCGGAGCTAAGGGATGCTGAATATATCCCGTTGAAAGAAAACATTGAAGAATATTTCGCGCGGGAGGTTAAGCCACACGTTCCTGATGCCTGGATGGACAGGGATAAAGATAAAATCGGCTATGAAATCAATTTTACCCGTTATTTTTACCAATATCAGCCCCTGCGTTCTATCGACGTTATCACTGCCGACCTTTTAGCAGTGGAAACGGAGACGGATGGACTGCTGAGCCTGATTGTCAACCTGACCGGCCAGGAGGCGGGGCAATGA
- a CDS encoding restriction endonuclease subunit S, which yields MKRYPRYKTSGVEWIGDIPEEWEVRKISRSFDVIGSGTTPKSDDLSYYDSGNIYWVNTGDLNDGTLDDCEKKITEKAFKLHSALKIYPKGTLLIAMYGATIGKVSLLNIEAATNQACCALFKSKYFLQKFIYYWFLANKTHIINLSYGGGQPNISQDIIRQLRVQTPSLTEQATIADFLDHQAALIDKFITGKRKQIDLLKELRTAVINKAVTKGLDPYAKMKPSGVEWIGDIPEEWEVRKISRSFDVIGSGTTPKSDDLSYYDSGNINWVNTGDLNDGTLDDCEKKITEKAFKLHSALKIYPKGTLLIAMYGATIGKVSLLNIEAATNQACCALFKSKYFLQKFIYYWFLANKTHIINLSFGGGQPNISQDIIRQLRVQTPSLTEQTAIVKCLDQQNTQIDSIISRIISQITLMQEYRTSLITAAVTGKIDVRGWKGATSHES from the coding sequence ATGAAACGCTATCCGCGCTATAAAACGTCAGGGGTGGAGTGGATCGGGGATATACCAGAGGAGTGGGAAGTTAGAAAAATATCCCGCTCATTTGATGTTATTGGGAGCGGTACGACGCCGAAATCAGATGATTTAAGTTATTATGACTCTGGAAATATTTATTGGGTTAACACTGGAGATCTAAATGATGGCACTTTGGATGATTGTGAGAAAAAAATAACCGAGAAGGCTTTCAAATTACATTCAGCTTTAAAAATATACCCGAAAGGAACGCTACTAATTGCCATGTATGGCGCTACTATTGGAAAAGTTTCGTTGCTGAATATTGAAGCAGCTACTAACCAAGCTTGCTGCGCATTATTCAAGAGTAAGTATTTTTTGCAAAAATTTATTTATTATTGGTTCCTAGCTAATAAAACGCATATCATTAACTTGAGTTATGGTGGGGGACAGCCTAATATCAGTCAGGATATTATTAGGCAATTACGGGTGCAAACACCTTCGCTGACTGAACAGGCTACTATCGCTGATTTCCTTGACCATCAAGCCGCCCTTATCGATAAATTTATCACCGGTAAGCGAAAACAAATTGACCTATTGAAGGAACTGCGAACGGCTGTTATTAATAAGGCTGTCACTAAAGGACTAGATCCGTATGCAAAGATGAAACCGTCAGGCGTAGAGTGGATTGGGGATATACCAGAGGAGTGGGAAGTTAGAAAAATATCCCGCTCATTTGATGTTATTGGGAGCGGTACGACGCCGAAATCAGATGATTTAAGTTATTATGACTCTGGAAATATTAATTGGGTTAACACTGGAGATCTAAATGATGGCACTTTGGATGATTGTGAGAAAAAAATAACCGAGAAGGCTTTCAAATTGCATTCAGCTTTAAAAATATACCCGAAGGGAACGCTACTAATTGCCATGTATGGCGCTACTATTGGAAAAGTTTCGTTGCTGAATATTGAAGCAGCTACTAACCAAGCTTGTTGCGCATTATTCAAGAGTAAATATTTTTTGCAAAAATTTATTTATTATTGGTTCCTAGCTAATAAAACGCATATCATTAACTTGAGTTTTGGTGGGGGACAGCCTAATATCAGTCAGGATATTATTAGGCAATTACGGGTACAAACGCCTTCGCTGACGGAGCAAACCGCCATCGTCAAGTGTCTTGACCAACAAAACACCCAAATTGACTCTATCATCTCCCGTATCATCTCCCAAATCACCCTCATGCAAGAATACCGGACATCACTCATCACCGCAGCCGTGACCGGAAAAATCGACGTGCGCGGCTGGAAAGGAGCGACAAGCCATGAGTCATAA
- a CDS encoding DEAD/DEAH box helicase family protein, producing MSHKDQLSEQVLESTIADFLTDSPLYSVRSSADFSLDELLDVGALIDFVRETQPKEWKKYAREFPQNTELVFAQLTAEMINARGTLEVLRKGFGTHGATFKLVYFKPASGDNADHLEKYEKNRFAVVRQFHYSKKTPDKSLDMVILLNGIPLLTMELKNHFTGQNVRHAITQYIKTRDPREPFLKACLVHFAVDDDAVFMTTGLANGNTKFLPFNRDIKNPVIEGKFASSYLWEEILQADSLLNILQSYLHWVKDEKTGKERLIFPRYHQLDAVRALLADARAHGPGKNYLIQHSAGSGKSNSIAWLAHQLANLFNDQNEPVFDSVIVITDRRILDKQLQDTIEQFQQIKGVVTKIDKNTKQLIKALVRGDKIIISTLQKFGFIEELDSLPGKKFAIIVDEAHSSQTGENVKDLKLALTTEAQLTAVIEQDEENREDSDPVEEELTRIIVARQKLPHLSFFAFTATPKPKTMELFGIPDAGSKTGYRAFHYYTMRQAIAEGFILDVLKNYVTYKTYFELIENEKADDQKEFEKLKAKRLLVGYVDSHEHAIRKKAHIMLNHFMEKTIHKINGTAKAMVVTRSRAHAVLYKLAFDQIIKEEGYPIGCLVAFSGTVEIGGTKYTEESMNGPKAKDISETFKGADYRALIVANKFQTGFDQPLLHTMYVDKKLGGVSTVQTLSRLNRTGPPSKQDTMILDFVNTQEEVQRDFQDYYQATDLDKGTNPTKLYNMKYELEKMGVYTPEDVAQFIELFVGKKLKSEKLQPLFQKIVDERYVRLSREDKGTFRKELSSYVRQYAFVSQIVTFIDVELEKLYLFAKLLLKQLPYEAETLPRVVAEMVDMDKYRVQEEENGSILLSPEDATLENTSNDGHKGRKEDEKELLQIIVTELNEKFQIEFDEGDRVVNAMKDKLIINDSLKASFAADNIEDLKRMKLEECIQEALLENAEEHLGFMAKLETDKAFGKFFFSEMFKWYKSMSAEAGK from the coding sequence ATGAGTCATAAAGACCAGCTCAGTGAACAGGTACTGGAAAGCACGATTGCGGACTTTTTGACAGATAGTCCGCTCTACAGCGTGCGTTCGTCGGCTGATTTCAGCTTGGACGAGCTGTTAGATGTTGGGGCATTGATCGATTTTGTCAGGGAGACTCAGCCGAAAGAGTGGAAGAAATACGCTCGGGAGTTTCCCCAGAATACGGAGTTGGTGTTTGCCCAGTTGACGGCAGAGATGATCAACGCACGAGGAACGCTGGAGGTCCTGCGGAAAGGGTTTGGTACTCACGGCGCTACGTTCAAGCTGGTCTACTTTAAGCCTGCTTCGGGGGATAATGCCGATCACCTGGAAAAATACGAGAAAAACCGGTTTGCGGTTGTCCGCCAATTCCACTACTCGAAAAAGACCCCAGATAAGTCGTTGGATATGGTGATTTTGCTCAATGGGATACCGCTCTTGACCATGGAGCTTAAAAATCACTTCACGGGCCAGAATGTCAGGCATGCTATTACCCAATATATTAAGACTCGAGATCCCAGGGAGCCTTTTCTCAAGGCATGTCTGGTGCATTTTGCCGTGGATGACGATGCCGTCTTTATGACGACAGGTCTGGCCAACGGTAATACCAAGTTTTTGCCGTTCAACCGGGATATCAAGAATCCGGTGATTGAGGGCAAATTTGCTTCGTCGTATCTGTGGGAGGAAATCTTGCAGGCCGACTCGCTGCTTAACATCTTGCAGAGTTATCTCCACTGGGTCAAAGACGAAAAGACCGGCAAGGAGCGCCTGATTTTTCCGCGGTATCACCAGTTGGATGCTGTTAGGGCACTGCTTGCCGACGCCAGGGCGCACGGTCCAGGCAAAAACTATCTTATCCAGCACAGCGCCGGGTCGGGCAAGTCCAATTCCATCGCCTGGCTGGCACACCAACTGGCCAATCTGTTCAACGACCAGAATGAGCCGGTGTTTGATTCGGTCATTGTCATTACCGACCGTCGGATCCTGGATAAGCAGCTGCAGGACACAATCGAGCAGTTTCAGCAGATTAAAGGGGTTGTCACCAAGATTGACAAAAATACCAAGCAGCTGATTAAGGCGCTAGTGCGCGGCGATAAGATTATTATTTCTACTCTGCAGAAGTTTGGCTTTATCGAGGAACTAGACAGCCTGCCGGGCAAGAAATTTGCCATCATTGTGGACGAGGCCCACAGTTCACAAACCGGCGAGAATGTGAAGGATCTGAAACTGGCGTTAACTACAGAAGCACAGTTGACTGCTGTGATTGAACAGGATGAGGAAAATCGAGAAGACAGTGATCCGGTGGAGGAAGAGCTGACGCGGATCATCGTCGCGCGCCAGAAGTTGCCGCATCTATCCTTTTTTGCCTTTACCGCTACGCCCAAGCCAAAGACGATGGAGCTTTTCGGCATACCGGACGCCGGGAGTAAGACTGGATATAGAGCTTTTCATTACTACACCATGAGGCAAGCGATTGCCGAGGGCTTTATCCTGGATGTGCTGAAAAACTATGTGACCTATAAAACTTATTTTGAGCTGATTGAGAATGAAAAGGCCGACGATCAAAAAGAATTTGAGAAGCTGAAGGCCAAACGGTTGCTGGTCGGGTATGTGGACAGCCATGAACACGCCATTCGGAAAAAGGCGCATATCATGTTGAATCATTTCATGGAAAAGACCATTCATAAAATTAATGGTACAGCCAAGGCGATGGTGGTCACCCGGTCCCGGGCTCATGCTGTGTTATATAAACTGGCTTTCGACCAGATAATTAAAGAAGAGGGCTACCCAATCGGTTGTTTGGTGGCCTTCTCAGGGACGGTAGAAATCGGCGGCACCAAGTATACCGAAGAAAGCATGAACGGGCCTAAGGCGAAGGATATTTCCGAAACATTCAAGGGTGCCGATTACAGGGCGCTGATTGTCGCCAACAAGTTTCAGACTGGTTTTGACCAGCCACTGTTACATACTATGTACGTAGACAAAAAGCTGGGTGGCGTGAGCACGGTGCAGACACTGAGTCGCTTAAACCGTACCGGGCCGCCAAGCAAGCAGGATACCATGATTTTAGATTTTGTGAATACGCAGGAAGAAGTTCAGAGGGATTTTCAGGATTATTATCAGGCAACCGATCTCGACAAGGGTACTAATCCCACCAAGCTTTATAATATGAAGTACGAGTTGGAAAAGATGGGGGTTTACACTCCTGAGGATGTCGCCCAATTTATTGAGCTGTTTGTCGGCAAGAAACTCAAGTCGGAAAAACTGCAACCTTTGTTTCAAAAGATTGTGGATGAACGGTATGTGAGGCTTTCTCGGGAGGATAAGGGTACTTTTCGAAAAGAGTTGAGTAGTTATGTCCGACAGTATGCCTTTGTTAGTCAAATCGTTACGTTCATTGATGTGGAATTGGAGAAACTGTACCTGTTCGCCAAACTATTGTTGAAACAATTACCCTATGAAGCCGAAACTTTGCCAAGGGTAGTCGCTGAAATGGTAGATATGGATAAATACCGGGTGCAGGAAGAGGAGAACGGCAGTATCCTGCTGAGCCCGGAGGACGCGACGTTAGAGAATACAAGCAATGACGGTCACAAAGGGCGCAAGGAAGATGAGAAAGAGCTTCTACAGATCATTGTCACAGAATTAAATGAGAAGTTCCAGATCGAGTTTGACGAGGGCGACCGGGTGGTCAATGCCATGAAAGATAAACTGATTATCAATGATAGTCTGAAAGCCAGCTTCGCCGCCGATAATATCGAGGACTTGAAGCGGATGAAGCTGGAGGAGTGCATTCAAGAAGCATTGTTGGAAAACGCGGAAGAACATTTAGGATTTATGGCCAAGCTGGAGACGGACAAAGCATTTGGAAAGTTTTTCTTTTCGGAAATGTTTAAGTGGTATAAGTCGATGAGTGCGGAGGCGGGAAAGTAG
- a CDS encoding DUF87 domain-containing protein, producing the protein MQMETRQKTRLFVLVFYVGLLLGANFLAFGEILPLNGSKGLWFYSGLASILLGSLLVTPFYSKPVDALSYAVVAGIALYSVHDWDNWAIFERMAFSVAMLFCLLVLLISFTAILTKDSISVSGQKWSNTFRILANVLGNQSVVFSVVMIFALIVFHRSSAKEMFVITLAWVVTVIIQPEEYVAKLSKSIKKLWTHTISFESVGDVVAYQLPEIVLIRQKTITKIPFGAPFIFKDDCSLVRIGVVLGYIGRDEALLVRSLMIDVSAEVVNQYDNTLALVPINTAVSATGLQEIIENLNVQPYNIVGIVASDTNIEYLYFEVIQERELEEGRLVEVLIKEEPVIYQVINGITKEDVVFQKNTYGYARAKAQKIGRWDEVGRKFVPVKWIPRLNSPVYLKEKEQVKPDKSSIGCFPGTSYFVGIKSIDQLVTHNTAILGILGIGKSMLSIELIERMIAEKIKVVCLDMTNQYAIELSDFYDAENEPENICKIQEAGDKDKDSWAENPEDGGSLSGFSQAILEDLHAFIETPDHFLKIYNPSQLFASKQVHEPKSYQTGGQWQRGAAVWTVTPVEVTRIIAEKLLEVVQEKGMTDQARVCLVLEEAHSLVPEFNSVASEGDKVATSGTSRVILQGRKYGLGCLLITQRTANVTKTILNQCNSIFALRTFDDTGKNFLSNFIGSEYANIIHTLQERQAVFFGKASSCENPVLIRLNDQQDFRRCFRGEPESCESCNCGDRHDLLE; encoded by the coding sequence ATGCAAATGGAAACGAGGCAAAAAACCCGGTTATTTGTATTGGTATTTTATGTAGGATTGCTACTAGGTGCAAATTTCTTAGCTTTTGGAGAAATACTTCCTCTGAATGGGAGTAAGGGTCTCTGGTTTTATTCGGGGTTGGCTAGTATTTTGCTTGGAAGTCTACTTGTTACACCATTTTATTCAAAACCTGTGGACGCGCTTTCATATGCAGTTGTTGCTGGGATTGCATTGTACTCGGTGCATGACTGGGATAACTGGGCGATTTTCGAGCGGATGGCTTTCAGCGTGGCGATGCTTTTTTGTTTGCTGGTTTTGTTAATTTCTTTCACTGCAATTTTGACCAAAGATAGTATCAGTGTATCAGGTCAAAAGTGGTCCAATACCTTTAGAATATTGGCTAATGTATTAGGGAACCAAAGCGTAGTGTTCAGCGTTGTGATGATTTTTGCGCTAATAGTCTTTCACAGATCGTCTGCCAAAGAAATGTTCGTCATAACTTTGGCATGGGTAGTCACGGTTATTATTCAGCCAGAAGAATACGTGGCCAAGCTTAGTAAGAGCATAAAGAAATTATGGACGCATACGATATCTTTCGAGTCCGTTGGCGATGTCGTTGCATATCAATTGCCTGAGATAGTATTAATCAGGCAAAAAACAATTACAAAAATCCCCTTCGGTGCGCCTTTCATATTTAAGGACGATTGCAGCTTAGTCAGGATAGGAGTTGTCTTAGGTTACATTGGCCGAGATGAGGCTTTGCTAGTTAGGTCATTAATGATTGATGTGTCTGCAGAAGTAGTCAACCAGTATGACAATACTTTGGCTCTCGTTCCTATCAATACAGCTGTTTCAGCTACTGGCCTTCAAGAAATAATTGAGAATTTGAATGTTCAGCCGTATAACATAGTTGGAATTGTTGCATCTGATACTAATATTGAATATTTGTATTTTGAGGTTATTCAAGAAAGAGAGCTAGAGGAAGGAAGATTGGTAGAAGTATTAATAAAAGAAGAACCCGTCATATACCAAGTCATTAATGGCATTACCAAAGAAGATGTTGTCTTTCAAAAAAACACATATGGTTATGCGCGAGCGAAAGCTCAAAAGATTGGCCGATGGGATGAAGTCGGAAGAAAGTTTGTTCCAGTGAAATGGATACCCAGATTAAATTCTCCCGTCTATTTGAAAGAAAAAGAACAGGTTAAACCCGATAAGAGTAGCATCGGATGTTTTCCGGGTACGAGCTATTTCGTCGGGATTAAAAGTATTGATCAACTCGTAACTCACAATACAGCCATCTTGGGCATACTCGGCATTGGAAAATCCATGCTATCAATAGAGCTAATTGAACGCATGATAGCAGAAAAGATTAAAGTAGTTTGCCTTGATATGACTAATCAATATGCGATAGAATTATCGGATTTTTACGATGCAGAGAATGAACCAGAAAACATTTGTAAGATTCAAGAAGCAGGCGACAAAGATAAAGATAGTTGGGCAGAAAACCCAGAAGATGGCGGTAGCTTATCTGGTTTTTCACAGGCAATTCTTGAAGACTTACACGCATTTATCGAGACGCCAGACCACTTCTTGAAGATTTATAATCCATCCCAACTATTCGCTTCAAAGCAGGTACATGAACCAAAAAGTTATCAAACGGGGGGACAATGGCAGCGAGGGGCTGCAGTATGGACTGTTACGCCGGTTGAAGTAACTCGCATAATAGCAGAAAAGCTCCTGGAAGTGGTTCAAGAAAAGGGAATGACAGATCAGGCAAGGGTTTGTCTCGTCTTAGAAGAGGCTCACTCGTTGGTTCCTGAATTTAACTCAGTTGCATCCGAGGGGGATAAGGTTGCCACCAGCGGAACATCACGAGTCATTCTGCAAGGAAGAAAATATGGGCTGGGTTGTTTGTTGATAACTCAGAGAACTGCTAATGTAACAAAGACCATTTTGAATCAATGCAATTCTATTTTTGCATTACGTACCTTTGATGATACCGGCAAGAATTTCTTGTCTAATTTCATCGGCAGTGAGTATGCAAACATCATCCATACATTGCAAGAGCGCCAAGCCGTTTTTTTCGGGAAAGCGTCATCGTGTGAGAATCCCGTATTGATTAGGCTTAATGATCAGCAAGATTTTAGAAGATGTTTTAGAGGAGAGCCTGAGTCTTGTGAATCCTGTAATTGCGGGGATCGGCATGATTTGCTGGAATAA